From a single Micromonospora sp. WMMD1102 genomic region:
- a CDS encoding single-stranded DNA-binding protein — translation MANDITSLTVVGNLTADPELRYLTNGTAVAKFTVAQTPRVLDKASGQWKDGDPLFLTCTAWRDLAKHIAESLTRGARVVVTGRLKLSRWETPEGDKRSAYGLDVDDIGPSLRWATAKVQKMTRTNGNGGAGPVDIPPNDPWAVATPARTAANGGATSDEPPF, via the coding sequence GTGGCTAACGACATCACCTCCCTGACCGTCGTCGGCAACCTGACCGCCGACCCTGAACTCCGCTACCTCACGAACGGGACGGCGGTGGCGAAGTTCACCGTGGCCCAGACCCCGAGGGTCTTGGACAAGGCGTCCGGGCAGTGGAAGGACGGTGACCCGCTGTTCCTGACCTGCACCGCGTGGCGGGACCTCGCCAAGCACATCGCCGAGTCCCTGACCAGGGGTGCCCGGGTCGTGGTGACCGGTCGGCTCAAGCTGTCCCGCTGGGAGACCCCGGAGGGTGACAAGCGGTCCGCCTACGGGCTCGACGTGGACGACATCGGCCCGTCGCTGCGATGGGCCACCGCCAAGGTGCAGAAGATGACCCGCACCAACGGCAACGGCGGCGCCGGCCCGGTCGACATCCCGCCGAATGACCCGTGGGCCGTTGCAACCCCCGCCCGCACGGCCGCCAACGGCGGCGCCACGAGCGACGAACCGCCGTTCTGA